In Arsenophonus sp. aPb, one DNA window encodes the following:
- the speF gene encoding ornithine decarboxylase SpeF: protein MEQYKLATSFDISDHIDSSRSLVNIFATDFTDVAAIIISLEDIQQGGLDTIKQQSFGQPIFALIHHNQVIPADTLACLTGVIDLNKDNSQLYAKQLEIAAQKYEQSLLSPFFGKLKKYVEQGYSAFDCPGHQGGAFFRRHPLGNLFVNYFGENLFRSDLCNADVSMGDLLIHEGVPCTAQQYAAKVFNADKTYFVLNGTSSANKVVLNALLAPGDLVLFDRNNHKSNHHGALIQAGATPIYLETARNPFGFIGGIDAHCFNEDYLLDLVKKTSPKHAEQKRPFRLAVIQLGTYDGTIYNARQIVDKIGHLCDYILFDSAWVGYEQFIPMMKDCSPLLLELNENDPGILVTQSVHKQQAGFSQTSQIHKKDRHIKGQPRYVNHKRLNNAFMMHASTSPFYPLFAALDVNAKMHAGESGKRLWMDCVKTGIETRKLLLSCCKFIRPFIPEMIDNRPWSDYDTDEIANDLRFFKFTPGERWHSFDGYAENQYFVDPCKLMLTTPGINSQTGNYESFGVPATILANYLREQGIIPEKCDLNSILFLLTPAESIAKMQHLVAQIARFEHLLQIDAPLADVLPTLYRSNQQRYQHYTLRQLCQEMHDLYAKLNVKQLQKEMFRQAHFPAVKMLPQAANIQFVRGQVELIAIENIAGRIAAEGALPYPPGVLCVVPGEVWGGAVQNYFLALEEGINQFPGFSPELQGVYLQTDADGRIRAYGYAIK, encoded by the coding sequence ATGGAACAATATAAACTCGCTACCAGTTTTGATATCAGTGACCATATTGATAGTTCACGTAGCTTGGTTAATATCTTTGCTACTGACTTCACTGATGTTGCTGCGATTATCATCTCGCTAGAAGATATTCAGCAAGGTGGACTTGATACCATTAAACAACAAAGTTTTGGTCAGCCGATTTTTGCGCTAATTCATCACAATCAAGTTATTCCCGCTGATACACTAGCTTGCCTGACCGGTGTTATCGATCTCAACAAAGACAATAGCCAATTGTATGCAAAGCAATTAGAAATTGCGGCACAAAAATATGAGCAAAGTTTACTCTCACCTTTCTTTGGCAAGCTAAAAAAATATGTCGAACAAGGCTACAGCGCTTTCGATTGTCCGGGCCATCAAGGGGGAGCATTCTTTCGGCGTCATCCACTAGGTAACTTATTCGTCAACTATTTTGGTGAAAACCTATTCCGTTCAGATCTGTGTAATGCTGACGTTTCAATGGGCGATCTATTGATCCATGAAGGTGTACCTTGTACGGCACAACAATACGCCGCAAAAGTGTTTAATGCCGATAAAACCTACTTTGTTTTAAACGGCACCTCTTCTGCCAACAAAGTGGTATTAAACGCCTTACTGGCACCGGGGGATTTAGTGTTGTTTGATCGCAATAATCATAAATCTAATCATCATGGTGCGCTGATCCAAGCAGGTGCTACACCAATCTATTTAGAAACAGCTCGCAATCCATTTGGCTTTATTGGTGGCATCGACGCGCACTGCTTTAATGAAGATTATCTGCTTGATCTGGTCAAAAAAACTTCGCCTAAGCACGCAGAGCAAAAACGTCCTTTTCGCTTGGCTGTGATCCAGCTTGGTACCTATGACGGAACAATTTACAATGCACGTCAAATTGTCGATAAAATCGGCCATCTTTGTGACTATATTTTATTTGATTCCGCCTGGGTAGGTTACGAACAGTTCATTCCAATGATGAAAGACTGTTCGCCATTACTGTTGGAACTCAATGAAAATGATCCCGGTATTTTAGTCACCCAATCGGTTCACAAACAACAAGCTGGTTTCTCACAGACTTCTCAAATCCACAAAAAAGACCGTCATATCAAAGGGCAACCACGTTATGTCAATCACAAACGCTTGAATAACGCCTTTATGATGCACGCTTCCACCAGCCCGTTCTACCCGCTATTTGCCGCTTTAGATGTTAATGCCAAAATGCATGCCGGCGAAAGTGGCAAACGGCTATGGATGGACTGCGTAAAAACCGGTATTGAAACACGCAAATTATTACTAAGTTGCTGTAAATTCATTCGCCCATTTATTCCTGAAATGATCGATAACCGCCCCTGGAGTGACTACGACACCGATGAAATCGCTAATGATTTACGCTTTTTTAAATTTACCCCCGGTGAACGCTGGCACTCATTTGATGGTTACGCGGAAAATCAGTACTTTGTTGATCCATGTAAACTGATGTTAACGACACCCGGCATCAATAGCCAAACCGGCAATTATGAAAGCTTTGGTGTACCAGCCACTATTTTGGCAAATTACCTACGTGAACAGGGCATTATCCCGGAAAAATGCGATCTAAACTCAATTCTATTTTTACTCACACCGGCAGAATCGATAGCAAAAATGCAACATCTGGTGGCCCAAATTGCCCGTTTTGAACATTTACTGCAAATCGACGCCCCATTAGCTGACGTTTTACCAACACTCTACCGCAGCAACCAACAACGCTATCAGCACTATACCTTGCGTCAGCTATGCCAAGAGATGCATGACTTATATGCCAAATTGAACGTAAAGCAACTACAAAAAGAGATGTTTCGGCAAGCGCATTTTCCAGCCGTCAAAATGTTACCGCAAGCAGCCAACATCCAGTTTGTACGCGGCCAGGTCGAATTGATTGCTATTGAAAACATTGCCGGTCGAATTGCGGCCGAAGGCGCGCTACCGTACCCACCGGGCGTCCTATGTGTTGTGCCAGGAGAAGTCTGGGGCGGGGCGGTGCAAAACTATTTTCTGGCGTTAGAAGAAGGGATCAATCAGTTCCCAGGTTTTTCACCGGAACTACAAGGCGTATATCTGCAAACTGATGCTGATGGCCGCATCCGTGCTTATGGTTATGCCATTAAATAG
- the speFL gene encoding leader peptide SpeFL, which produces MENNNRLWPHIRRTTHLMMFCHRSCFSFERFCTHR; this is translated from the coding sequence ATGGAAAATAATAACCGACTTTGGCCTCATATAAGACGAACAACCCATTTAATGATGTTCTGCCATCGCTCATGTTTTAGTTTTGAACGTTTCTGCACCCACAGGTGA
- the rimO gene encoding 30S ribosomal protein S12 methylthiotransferase RimO, producing MSNKQRVPTIGFLSLGCPKNLVDSERILTELRTDGYQIVASYHDADLVIVNTCGFIDSAVQESLEAIGEALNENGKVIVTGCLGAKEDQIREVHPKVLAITGPHSYEQVLAHVHHYVPKPQHNPFFSLVPQQGIKLTPKHYAYLKISEGCNHRCTFCIIPSMRGDLDSRPIGEVLSEAKRLVAAGVKELLIISQDTSAYGVDTKHRVGFWDGQPVKTNMVSLCQQLAALGIWIRLHYVYPYPHVDDVIPLMAQGKILPYLDIPLQHASPTVLKRMKRPGAVEKTLERIRRWREICPTLTLRSTFIVGFPGETEADFQLLLDFLQQSQLDRVGCFKYSPVDGAQANALPDQVPEEIKEARYHRFMQVQQQISQQRLQQKVGSKIWIIIDELDDQGAVGRSMADAPEIDGVVYLNGEFNVKPGDIVQVYVEHADEYDLWATRHIH from the coding sequence ATGAGCAATAAACAACGTGTCCCTACAATAGGATTTTTATCATTAGGCTGCCCGAAAAATTTAGTTGATTCTGAAAGAATTTTGACTGAATTACGCACGGATGGTTATCAAATTGTGGCCAGTTATCATGATGCTGATCTGGTTATTGTTAATACCTGCGGTTTTATCGATAGCGCAGTACAAGAATCATTGGAAGCCATTGGTGAAGCATTAAATGAAAATGGTAAAGTGATAGTAACCGGTTGTCTGGGAGCGAAAGAAGATCAGATCCGTGAAGTACATCCGAAAGTATTAGCCATCACTGGTCCGCATAGTTATGAACAGGTGTTAGCCCATGTTCATCATTATGTTCCTAAACCGCAACATAATCCTTTTTTTAGTTTAGTGCCGCAGCAAGGGATCAAATTAACACCTAAGCATTATGCTTATTTGAAAATTTCTGAAGGCTGCAATCACCGCTGTACATTTTGTATTATTCCATCGATGCGCGGTGATTTAGATAGTCGGCCTATTGGTGAGGTATTAAGTGAAGCCAAACGTTTAGTTGCCGCAGGCGTGAAAGAGTTGCTTATTATTTCACAAGACACTTCAGCCTATGGCGTAGATACTAAGCATCGGGTAGGTTTTTGGGATGGTCAGCCAGTAAAAACCAATATGGTCAGCTTGTGTCAACAGCTTGCCGCTTTAGGCATTTGGATCCGCTTGCATTACGTTTATCCTTATCCTCATGTAGATGACGTGATCCCACTAATGGCACAGGGTAAAATTTTACCTTACTTAGATATTCCCCTGCAACACGCGAGTCCAACGGTGTTAAAACGGATGAAACGGCCGGGGGCAGTAGAGAAAACCTTAGAGCGTATTCGCCGTTGGCGTGAAATTTGTCCTACATTAACTTTGCGCTCAACCTTTATTGTTGGTTTTCCAGGGGAGACCGAAGCGGATTTCCAGCTATTACTTGATTTTCTCCAACAGTCGCAGTTAGATCGAGTTGGTTGTTTTAAATATAGCCCCGTTGATGGCGCACAAGCCAATGCGTTACCCGATCAAGTTCCAGAAGAGATAAAAGAGGCGCGTTATCACCGTTTTATGCAGGTTCAGCAGCAAATTTCGCAGCAGCGCTTGCAGCAGAAAGTTGGTTCTAAGATCTGGATAATCATCGATGAGCTGGATGATCAAGGAGCAGTAGGGCGTAGTATGGCTGATGCACCTGAAATTGATGGTGTTGTTTACCTTAATGGCGAATTTAATGTTAAACCGGGTGATATCGTTCAGGTATACGTTGAACATGCTGACGAATATGATCTATGGGCAACGAGACATATCCATTAA
- a CDS encoding DUF2165 domain-containing protein produces the protein MIIRLSKALAVCAVALYTSLVVIGNITDYDTNFALIRHVLLMDTIFPEATIKYRAIESSTAHHVSYIILIILQTLTAILCWIGGIRLLANLKNTAANFNRKKKIAIAGLTLGFLTWQIVYMSLGREWFGMWMSEWNSGAEAFQVYTTILLVLIYLVHRDRDRNREREHNEMK, from the coding sequence ATGATTATTCGTTTATCTAAAGCGTTGGCTGTATGTGCGGTGGCGTTATATACATCGTTAGTGGTTATCGGTAATATTACCGATTATGACACCAATTTTGCCTTAATCCGTCATGTTCTTTTGATGGATACTATCTTTCCTGAGGCCACCATTAAGTACCGTGCGATTGAGTCTTCAACTGCCCATCATGTAAGTTATATCATTCTCATTATTCTGCAAACATTAACAGCAATACTTTGCTGGATTGGTGGCATTAGGTTATTAGCTAATTTGAAAAATACCGCGGCTAATTTTAATAGAAAGAAAAAAATTGCCATTGCTGGCTTAACCTTAGGTTTTTTGACCTGGCAAATTGTGTATATGTCATTGGGCCGAGAGTGGTTTGGTATGTGGATGTCTGAATGGAATAGTGGGGCAGAAGCGTTTCAAGTTTATACCACTATTTTGCTGGTGCTTATTTATCTTGTTCATCGCGATAGAGACCGTAATCGTGAGCGTGAGCATAATGAGATGAAGTAA
- a CDS encoding fimbrial protein — MKNNLTCYFIGILLILFSNLVFSAPSGTISFEGKIIESPCVLSLTQSSANTLTVQMGVFMKDKVPTVRGEKIPGSEKPIEIKLDRCPNGSGYSIYPKIKMTAPNDKFHDKLIKLDESGAEGIAIGLYDSNGKLLDITKQYEHHAPFDNSNPFIIELKAAYIANGQKVKAGQANATMNFEILYK; from the coding sequence ATGAAAAATAATCTTACCTGCTATTTTATTGGCATATTGCTAATTTTATTCAGTAATTTAGTTTTCTCTGCACCAAGCGGAACTATCAGTTTTGAAGGAAAAATTATAGAGAGCCCGTGTGTGCTGTCTTTAACCCAATCTTCTGCAAATACTTTAACTGTCCAGATGGGTGTTTTTATGAAGGATAAAGTACCTACTGTGCGTGGCGAAAAAATTCCTGGCAGTGAAAAACCGATAGAAATCAAGCTAGACAGATGCCCTAATGGAAGTGGTTATTCGATTTATCCTAAAATAAAAATGACTGCACCTAATGATAAATTTCATGACAAATTAATAAAGTTAGATGAATCAGGGGCAGAAGGCATCGCTATCGGTCTTTATGATTCAAATGGTAAGTTATTAGATATAACAAAGCAATATGAGCATCATGCTCCTTTCGATAATAGCAATCCATTTATTATCGAGTTAAAGGCAGCTTATATTGCTAATGGGCAAAAAGTTAAAGCCGGTCAAGCAAATGCTACGATGAATTTTGAGATTCTTTATAAATAA
- a CDS encoding molecular chaperone gives MTISGTRVIYEGNKREASILVTNQDENRPYLIQSFISVDENGKKAPFIVTPPLFRLDGGKENILRIMRTGGDLPLDKESVFYLNVKAIPSAQDNMQNILFITVKTRIKLFYRPEKIQGDAEESYKLLTFRRLGKQLEVKNPSNYYVTINQLKIGNQIVNLNDTDMIAPQEIAYFNISANSSNLISWNSINSYGGISAEMKKNLP, from the coding sequence GTGACAATTAGTGGAACCCGCGTTATTTATGAAGGCAATAAAAGAGAAGCTTCAATTCTAGTAACAAATCAGGATGAGAATAGGCCTTATTTAATTCAATCCTTTATCAGTGTCGATGAAAATGGTAAAAAAGCACCCTTTATTGTTACTCCACCTTTATTTCGTTTAGATGGTGGCAAAGAAAATATTTTACGAATTATGCGAACAGGCGGTGATTTGCCTTTGGATAAAGAGTCTGTTTTTTATCTCAATGTGAAAGCGATTCCTTCAGCCCAGGATAATATGCAGAATATTTTATTTATTACGGTAAAAACCCGCATAAAATTATTTTATCGGCCCGAAAAAATTCAAGGTGATGCAGAAGAGAGTTATAAATTATTAACCTTTCGCCGGCTTGGTAAACAATTAGAAGTTAAAAATCCAAGTAATTATTATGTGACTATTAATCAACTTAAAATTGGCAATCAAATCGTTAATTTAAATGATACAGATATGATTGCCCCGCAAGAAATAGCTTATTTTAATATATCTGCTAACTCATCTAATTTAATTAGTTGGAATAGTATAAATAGTTATGGTGGTATTAGTGCAGAGATGAAAAAAAATCTACCTTAG
- a CDS encoding fimbria/pilus outer membrane usher protein: MIFFNNQLEKKQLCSFVFFLVTLSSLIFLPEIIAQDYFPLSALEISNAEQAVIDLSSFSSPGGQLPGTYRVTVLLNGTEKENKDINFVQKNGKLFAALTVDDLKQLGVKITAFPALMKLPANQILYNIEDYIPYSTILFDFHQQRLEINIPQAVMDNLARDTVPTDLWQQGESAFLISYDFSGSHNHNHNTTGQNYYLNLHNGINIGAWRFRNQLVYNYDSQAGKNNLSSVNSYIQRDIYKLKSQIILGETFTTNEVFESIKFIGASIISDDLMLPSSQRDFAPVIRGIAQTHARVTVRQNNYVIYENYVPPGPFEISDLYAIYGSGNLHVTITEDNGKQTKFIQPFSSVPIMQREGKLKYQFTLGRFASSKKNSYKPYFSELVSIYGVSNRLSLSSGIQAAENYLSLSLGLGLGLDNFGAIFFNAIFADAKLPNNRRKKGQSYKIQYEKSIDEIGTSFNFSGNFYTSPEYYSFPEVNRPLRKQDTTNGQNKLSQFQFTLNQNMEDFGNFYFSAYWQNYRRTKGTTQSLSAGYNINIADITFGINLFFNNNDESTENKDKQIAFNVSVPFSKWLPSGWITYNINNNTINGQQLAVNGNLLDNDELLYNVRLDNNYTSLKELGGGISLNYTNSLARMNVGYNYNNNERSFNYGLSGGVIVHRNGIVFSQPLGETVILVKADGAMETKILNHRGIKTDARGYAVIPYSEPYNYNYITIDTESLANGVDIDNPVQKVVPTRGAIATVNFHVRRGNRILVKLSQNNKPVPFGAIATLIDGDSHGIVGDDGELYLNAVPDLANIKVQWGKNEQQQCYVKLDLSKLAKELDILEIDADCYIDKHFAV, from the coding sequence GTGATTTTTTTTAATAACCAATTAGAAAAAAAACAACTATGCTCATTTGTATTTTTTCTAGTCACTTTAAGTTCATTGATATTTTTACCCGAAATTATTGCTCAAGATTATTTTCCATTATCTGCGTTAGAAATAAGTAACGCTGAGCAGGCGGTTATTGACTTGAGTTCGTTTTCTTCCCCTGGCGGCCAGTTGCCAGGAACTTACAGAGTCACTGTTTTACTTAATGGAACAGAAAAGGAGAACAAGGATATTAACTTTGTTCAGAAGAATGGAAAATTATTTGCGGCGTTAACTGTTGATGATTTAAAGCAATTAGGGGTTAAAATCACAGCTTTTCCTGCATTGATGAAGTTACCTGCCAACCAAATTTTATATAATATTGAGGATTATATTCCCTACTCCACAATATTATTCGATTTTCATCAACAACGCCTGGAAATTAATATTCCGCAAGCCGTGATGGATAATCTGGCCAGAGATACTGTTCCAACCGATTTATGGCAACAAGGGGAGTCGGCTTTTTTAATCAGTTATGATTTTAGTGGTTCGCATAATCATAATCACAATACAACAGGTCAAAATTATTATTTAAATTTACACAATGGAATTAATATTGGCGCTTGGCGCTTTCGAAATCAATTAGTTTATAACTATGATTCGCAAGCAGGTAAGAATAATTTATCCTCTGTTAATAGTTATATTCAACGAGATATTTATAAATTAAAAAGCCAAATTATTTTGGGTGAAACATTTACTACTAATGAGGTTTTTGAAAGTATAAAATTTATTGGTGCATCAATTATCTCAGATGACTTAATGTTACCAAGTAGTCAACGGGATTTTGCGCCAGTTATTAGAGGAATAGCGCAAACACACGCGCGAGTTACGGTGCGGCAAAATAATTATGTTATTTATGAAAATTATGTTCCGCCTGGTCCTTTTGAGATTTCCGATCTTTATGCAATATACGGTTCTGGAAATTTGCATGTTACCATTACTGAAGATAATGGCAAACAAACAAAATTTATCCAGCCATTTTCTTCAGTACCAATTATGCAACGAGAAGGTAAATTAAAATATCAATTTACTTTGGGGCGTTTTGCTAGTTCGAAAAAAAATTCTTATAAACCCTATTTTAGCGAATTAGTTTCAATATATGGGGTTTCTAATCGATTAAGTTTATCATCGGGTATTCAAGCTGCGGAAAATTATTTATCGCTTTCTCTGGGGTTGGGGTTAGGTTTAGATAATTTTGGTGCTATTTTTTTTAATGCGATATTTGCGGATGCGAAGCTGCCGAATAATAGACGTAAAAAAGGGCAGTCTTATAAAATTCAATATGAAAAAAGTATTGATGAAATAGGAACATCCTTTAATTTTTCCGGAAATTTTTATACTAGCCCTGAATATTATTCTTTTCCAGAAGTAAATAGACCTTTAAGAAAACAAGATACTACAAATGGACAAAATAAACTTAGCCAATTTCAGTTTACGCTCAATCAAAATATGGAAGACTTTGGTAATTTTTATTTTTCTGCTTATTGGCAGAATTATCGCCGAACAAAAGGTACTACTCAATCATTATCTGCCGGCTATAATATTAATATTGCTGATATTACTTTTGGCATAAATTTATTTTTTAATAATAATGATGAATCTACTGAAAATAAAGATAAACAAATAGCATTTAATGTTTCTGTACCCTTCAGTAAATGGTTACCTAGCGGTTGGATCACTTATAATATTAATAATAATACAATAAATGGTCAGCAATTAGCCGTTAATGGCAATTTATTAGATAATGATGAATTATTATATAATGTTCGGCTAGATAATAATTATACTAGTTTAAAAGAATTGGGTGGTGGTATTTCTTTGAATTATACTAATAGCCTGGCTCGGATGAATGTAGGGTATAATTATAACAATAACGAGCGTTCTTTTAATTATGGGCTTTCAGGTGGCGTGATTGTTCATCGAAATGGGATTGTTTTTTCTCAACCATTAGGCGAAACGGTCATATTAGTTAAAGCTGATGGTGCGATGGAAACCAAAATATTAAATCATCGGGGTATTAAAACTGATGCACGCGGTTATGCAGTGATCCCCTATAGCGAACCGTATAATTATAACTATATTACCATTGATACTGAATCATTAGCCAATGGGGTAGATATTGATAATCCGGTGCAAAAAGTGGTACCAACCAGAGGGGCGATAGCAACCGTTAATTTTCATGTGCGTCGTGGTAATCGTATATTAGTCAAATTATCGCAAAATAATAAGCCAGTCCCTTTTGGCGCTATTGCCACATTAATTGATGGTGATAGCCATGGCATTGTTGGTGATGATGGAGAATTATATTTAAATGCAGTACCTGATTTAGCCAACATAAAAGTTCAATGGGGAAAAAATGAACAGCAACAGTGTTACGTCAAATTAGATCTTTCTAAACTAGCAAAAGAATTAGATATATTAGAAATAGATGCTGATTGTTATATAGATAAACATTTTGCCGTATAA
- a CDS encoding fimbrial protein yields MSFKFKIYLLIIFILIQSYISFAIAGKCSADITEQNIVFDELSVHYDNTHLPYKVRKIGSEIKINCQKKGDNYVYVKSIEGIKSVNGYYFNTNLNGVKLRWKLERKGFGAKKMGLNGYRRIDEGNKKIFIGRFTIIIYPDFQAGEVNPIKITLAHRDGNRDTGETLFTYHIPKFKIKEQSCKIKTPKLNVKLGNVFKHDFKGKGSTTGERTFNIEVNCKGVNQAYITWQGGDSNGVIPADKNSSATGVGIQIFAKNTPIIFNKKLDIDFFKQLTYSAKFYQTGSSVTAGTVNATATFTIDYK; encoded by the coding sequence ATGTCATTTAAATTTAAGATATATTTATTGATAATTTTTATTTTAATTCAAAGTTATATATCATTTGCTATTGCGGGAAAATGTTCAGCTGATATCACAGAACAAAATATCGTATTTGATGAGTTATCAGTTCATTATGATAATACCCATCTCCCCTATAAAGTAAGAAAAATTGGCAGTGAAATTAAGATTAATTGCCAGAAGAAAGGTGATAACTATGTCTATGTTAAATCTATTGAAGGAATAAAATCAGTCAATGGGTATTATTTCAATACAAATCTTAACGGTGTGAAATTGCGCTGGAAGCTTGAACGAAAAGGATTTGGAGCAAAAAAAATGGGTTTAAATGGATATAGAAGAATTGATGAAGGTAATAAAAAAATATTTATTGGTCGTTTTACTATAATTATTTATCCTGATTTTCAAGCTGGAGAAGTGAATCCTATAAAAATAACGCTTGCTCACCGCGATGGAAACCGAGATACAGGAGAAACATTATTTACTTATCATATTCCTAAATTTAAAATTAAGGAACAGTCATGCAAAATAAAAACACCAAAATTAAATGTTAAGCTGGGAAACGTATTTAAGCATGATTTTAAAGGTAAAGGGAGTACTACCGGAGAGCGGACTTTTAATATTGAAGTAAACTGTAAAGGTGTTAACCAAGCCTATATTACCTGGCAAGGAGGTGACTCAAATGGTGTTATACCAGCGGATAAAAATTCGTCAGCGACCGGGGTTGGAATTCAGATTTTTGCGAAGAATACACCTATAATATTTAATAAAAAACTCGATATAGATTTTTTTAAACAATTGACTTATAGCGCAAAATTTTATCAAACTGGGAGTAGTGTCACTGCCGGAACGGTTAATGCAACAGCAACATTTACTATTGATTACAAGTAA